The nucleotide sequence TTAATTCAAATTAtgtaaatactacttcgcctctggccaaaaaaaaaaaactccatataactataaactcttttacatttaaaatcctataattATAGTCTATAGCTCGATttgaatctatatatatattaaagccataaagttaccatatataattgacttTGTAGTTAAGCCAAATGACaaactaataaatgtcaatagtatatggtaattttattctatatttgactatgttatatatatatatatatatatatatatatatatatatatatatatatatatatatatatatatatatatgtatgtatatatagaaGAGATaaggataattttgaatttatatatataaagtttttaaatttgaattaaaattaaaattaaaaaaaaatatcttttgttaccatgttatcatacttaattcggttagtGATCACATGCAATTatattaggaacttttgttatcttaATTCAAATTAtgtaaatactacttcgcctctggCCAAAAACAaatactccatataactataaactcttttacatttaaaatcctataattATAGTCTATAGCTCGATTTGAATAaagtgaatttcttttaaaataaatataatatatagggtacacatCTATGTTTATCCAGATAACAAAAAAAAGTCTAAAAGTTGATAAAAagttacttacatatataataaagtaaacctACATGTTGGGGAAAGAAACATTacaaaaatcagtcaatattcaacaccagttgtttttttttctttttgaaaaaatgtTTGTTTGAAAAATCAATCtatataaatggacatcaaacatataacaaaactttggctatataatttattaatttctatTTAACACCTTCTAGGAATTGAAAGGTATAAGCCGAAACCTCTTCATTTAGCTGCAGTCAAACCAACATTACAAGGGTGTAGtatttttttattgaaaaatattagttttgaatcattagattatgtgaaagatttTTTTCTTGATTTCAAAAGGAGGgatattggtttctaattgatagtttctatagcgattttcaagtataacaaaaaaaatattttaaaaaaaattggtatggcatgaaatagttatttttaaaatgtaaacaaattatttcgaaatgggattattttttaaattataatgtaatttttaaaataaaagacaagatatttttaaattttagtagAGAGTTTTTAAAATAATCATAATAGAAGTCATACCATGGATAAAATCAAGAAACCGAAATCTTGTGGATTATTACATAAATATCCGGAcagatttattgtttactttttatagctaatatacatAGATGATATACCTATTACAAACGATTATACACATGTTAcatatgaattatatataaattatacatccTCAATTTATTAATTTAAGTGGTTGGGTGACCTCCTGTTTATGTTGAtaagataaagccaaaagaataATATGACagaatttcaaccaaagactaaacatataaataaagttcttatgtagacaatttctattaaattaaaactcatccttttttACGAAATAACTTAATTTTAtgtaagaaaagaaagaaagaaaaaaggataaaagaaaataaatatagaaaaaaatgtatgaaaaatctAAAAACCAGAAATAAGAGACGACAACGAATTTTTTCttctgtttcatctttgttgagtgtAAAAAATTTGGAAGAcgatctcatcgatttcaaatatttttttcaactcaaatacatagattataagataaggatatcttagaatattttttttatttaaattgtgtgtcatttttaaaaaaatttactattactaacaaactgatatggtattcgaatttgaattttattgtaacttagtagtttgcattgaggttaagccaagtatggtgtcgaGAAAAAATtgcttggcaattttaagacaatatatgcaatgctatataataacaatcaattaatctaacatttaatgattcaaagaataAAAAATCTGTATATGTATAGggtattcaaaatttaaaatctgtggctagagatatcgataaactcaaGATGGAGTCATACTAGAATAAAATTTAcggccaaagaatcatttaaatttttagatagccgattaaagcgaattttaaattaaagataatatcttcacttgcatcattataaaaataatcattattgaaatatatataatgttgtagaaattgaaatttcaaaatagaaatatattttttaaacataatagcataccaaataagaattcaagtcgtagtaaaagagtcacgtcgtaaccaaagaatcgttcatattgtgccaacctttgtgctttgccagagctcataaatacgagttattattttgctttgtGACTATTTTTAGGTTTCAATGACACCAATAAGAatggtgcaaaaataaaattatcgcTATGtgatttgagaaaatgttagccttttttcatgtagtgttccATAAACAATATCTAACAATTATCTATAGTTACctagaaggtttaaattttaaggttatttacatataattcaaataactcacaTATTTCACATGGTTaatatcaaatatcaaaatggagtcatgCTAGAAAGAAAATCACTcgctaaagaattttttaaattttagatagccgattaaaatgagttttgaattaaggataatatttttacttatattgttataaaaataattattatttaaaaataaagttttagaaactgaaaatttaaaatagaaataattttagaatatatcaacacaccaaataagagttcaagtaacAGTAAAAGAGTCAAGTCGTATCCAAAGAGTCCTTCATAGTCTCAACCTTTGATTGGTTTGCCATAAACCAAATAACATGGTTAGTATCCGCGCATCTGCGCGGGTGCTAATACTAGTTAAAACTAATATGAAAAGAAGTACTCCTATGTATTTTCCATTTTTAGCCCATCAAGAAATAAAAGCagtcaaaaatttccaaaaagctccaataataataataattaaagaaaaggataaaaaaatGAGAGTGGAATTACACGAGGGAAAAGCAGAAAGGAGGTCATGCAATGGCGAAATAGCCACGTCATCAGTCTCTTACCTTTCCCTTTCTTCAATAAAAAGACTCCTCTTTTGAATCAAATAACACTTAGctcttattatattattatactTACAACTCTTCATTCAGACTCCTTTGCTCAAACACTTTCTCTCAATTTCTGAATATTTACGCTCTCAAGTAGGTaagttctatttttttttttgtatttatttatattgatGCATTTTCAAGTTGGTTCTTGAATCTTGATACTATTATGTATTCAATTGATCTCTGTTTCTTTTTGTCTTTAAGATTTCTGGGTTTTGTGTATTTTTGTGGAGTTATTGTGTTTTTAATTGTGATGATCGTGATATGGAGTTGGCGTATGACCatggagtggttttatatttaGTGTGTGCATATACAGAAAGACGACTAATTTattctttttgtgttttgattTTTCAACCCCTCTGCGCTAAATTGTCCACTTGTGAAGTTATAGGAAGTTGGATATGACCATAATGTGGTTTTATACTACGTGTGTATGTTGTTGGTTGTATTATGTATGCAGAGATGTAGTTCTTTATGGTTAATTTTACTATCTGGGTCATTTCGCTTTGTAGCTCAAGAATTGTAAGGTTTCTTGGAAGTAGAAGAATAGTGGACTAAGTGGAATTTCAGGAGGAAAGAAGTTCGAGATAAAGTTCTTGATGCATTTTTGCAATGACCTTATTTTCGTGTAACTGTATGTTAGCTTTTGTTATATCGCGGAGACTATTTGGCTACAAATTGCATCACCGAAAACCTTAAGGTAGGATTGTGTCTGGAGGTTTACTTTGTTACTAGGGATGGGATGGATTGTATTCGTTTGCAGTTATATATATTCATCCTTTCCCAATAGGTCAATTTTCTACTGACTCGTAAGATATTAGttattggaaatagcctctctatctcCACGAGTAGGGGTAAgggctgcgtacacactaccctccccaaactccaCTATGTGATATTACACTgtttttttcttgttgttgttgttgttgttgtaagataTTAGTTGAGCTTCATCCTTGCTGGCAATAAGGACACCGAAGATCCTCTCATATCACTCCACattctttttgtttgttttttattGTACTTGTCATCATTTAAGTCATCACGACTTATACATAGCCCTCTCTTCCCTTTTCCAATGACCTGTTGCTGCAGGGACATTAACTTGAATGCCTTGGTGAATCTTGTCGACCCCTGCATCCTCATATAAATTTCTCTTATTGAGCCTTGATATGTGATTTGCTAATAGTAAATATTTTTTAATGAAGCTGGACAGTAGGTGTAAGTGACCACCTTTTACAATATACTCATTGATGGTGCGCATAAGCTGGGTGTACACTTCTACTGAAATATTGGCATAGAACTTTATTGCAATAGTTCCAAGTGTTGGAGCCTCAAAAATGTCGAGCGGAGATGGAAGAAAAGTCTCTTGTGAAGATATACAAATGGTATGCTTTCAATCTTTCTGTAGATGAGTTGTGATCTCCTACTGTTACTTTGTCTCTTTGCTTAGTCTTATTCTCGGTTGTAATCATTCTTTAAGAAACACAATTGTCGAAAAGGTAAGAAACAATTGTGATGATtctaattactttattattactTCTCTAAAACACAAGAACTTGTTCGTGGTTCCTCTTCCCCATTAACATGGAAGAATGTTTTGCTGGCTCGTTGATGATGTATATGAAGATAATTACAACTAATAAAATCCTTGAGCCTGTCTCCTTATCAATATTTAACAACTAATAGCATCTTTTTGGGGACAAAGAGCGATTTAGTTCATTGGTTGAAGGagaaatagttttatttttaattattatttcagttGTCCCTTTATGGAATGTTATCATTAATGACGTATACTTCAACCAACACTGCATAATCTAGTGTTGCATTTTAATATTATTCTCTGAAGCTTAACCCCCTCACTCTCCAaataaaaccaaaccaaaaagaaAGCTTGGGTATCCTAGTTAGTTGAGTTTTCACAATCACCAGCTGTTCTAAATTGAATAATCATGCGATGTGCGCAATGACACGTGAAAAAGCTGATGGTTGTTTTGAGTTTCAGGTGCAAAATCGGATAGAGCAGTGTCTACGGCAATACATGAGTCGAAAAGAAGTTGTGAACACTCTCTTCATCCAGGACAACATAGAGCCTAGATTTACTGAACTCGGTATGTTATATATTTTTCAAGGCATAACTCACTTCCTCCATGTGTTGTCAAATGAGGATGAACCTAAGAATTCATACAACACAGATAGTCCGAAAGAGATTTGAATAAGGATCAGAAAGCTCCCTATGGTTAATAGTGGCTGCTAGTATTCCTCATACTTCTTGAAAATACTAGATACATTATCAAAAAATACAATATACATGGAAAGTGTCAATCATAACTTATAGAAAAAGAGTTTCTTCTGCCCATGTCTTTTTAGCTCTTTCACACATGCTGATGTTCTATGCATTTTTAACCAAAAATCACCTTTTCGTGCTGTGACAGTCGAGTTTATTACTGCTTGTTATAAGCTTTATATTTTACTAGTTGAATGACCACCTCTGTTTGAGTGCCTTTTTTTTAGCTGTCCTGTGTTGTTGTCTATTTTTTATCTCTAATTTTACAGCGGAATGCTTCCTTTGTGTTTAACAAGTGTCTGAGGAAAACAAGTGTATGAATGCATGAGTATGTAAATATCCTTGAGCAGGGCCAGCTAACCTCCAACACTAGTGTCATTGCTTCTTTTCCCCCTTAATTATGGATTCATTCTTTAAATTCTTAGAACTCAAATAAGTAATGACTTTTTGCTAAACACGGCTACAGAGGTAGTTGTTCTAAGGATTTAAAGGTAGAAGCAATCTGAGTCATACCTTAAACTCTCTctgtattaattttattttttggtgcTTGATTGGGCACATTTTAAGATATTAGTTTGACTTGTGTATTGAGAGTGGAAGAAAAATATTAAAGTATTGGTTGAGAAATTAGTTTGATAGATAAAATGTCACATCAAAGTTTAAAAGTTGAATAGTTTAATATGATTGAATTCTTGAAAGTTGTGAAAGCTGCATAAAAATGAAATGGTGTCAAATATTTTGGAACATCCAAAATTAAAAGAGTCAGAAAAGTGGAATAGAGTCAGGATTTAAATATCTTCATTAAACCTTGTGTTAACAATTGTTTAAGCGAGTGACTGGAATTGAGAGCTTCCTAGATCAAACTTCCTTGGCCTATAAGAAAGAGATAGCTTCCTAGATCAAACTTCTGCGGCTCATAAGGAATTGGTTCTTACCAATTGGCATCCATTTTGGGAAAAGATCAAGCAAAAGATTAGTATCTTGTGCAACTTAACAATAGATTGTTGCATTTTTATCCGTGGACGAATTTCTATGTTATCCAACCATATGTTATAGTTTCtcatttctattttttcatttgcGTTTGGTTAATAGGCAAGAGGAACTGCATAACAGCCAGTAGTGAAGTAACATAAGATTAACTATTTTTTCACAATTATATCTTCTAGAAAGCAATACAGGGGGGCATGGATGGATGTGTCACAGAGCTGAATTTCTTGTTTGGGGTAACCCTGAGTATTGACCTTTTGGTAACTGGAAAAGATTGGGAACCCTGCACAGTAGGGGTTAGCTTATCTGCATCATATTCGATAGCATATTGTGGAATTTTTACAGAATTCTCTGACACTTCTGTCAACTAGGCtacttttaatcatttgaactcATCAGTGGGTGTAAAGCTGCTACATGTACTATATACCTGTGTCATTCGAGAAGCAATCAGAGAGATTTTTGTGCTGTCCTCTATTTATGAATGTACTCATGAACACTTGCAGCTCTAGCAGGCATATTATCAAGAAGATGGTATGTGAAAAGATGATATTAATACTAATGTGAAGCTACTAATGCCTCTAATGAGCTGTTTTTTATAGCATACAAATATACTTACTAACTATTCTCTGTGCTGTTTATTTTTGTGTCTTTGTTTCAGTATTGCTTTTATGCATGTAGCAATTCAAATCTTTTATGTGATTCTAGTCTCTTAACTCTTTAGCATGATGATGTTCTCCCTGTTTTCCAGTTTGGCAGAAACTAGAAGAAGAAAATCAGGAGTTTTTTCAAGCATATTACCTGAAGCTGATGGTGAAAGAGCAAATAATTGAGTTCAATAGGTTGCTTGCAGAACAGGTGAAGATGACGCAGCAAGTTCCAAGTGCAATTGCTTCTCTACCTATGTCCAATGGGTGTAATATTTCCCCATGTAAGATAGATATTTAGTGAAGCTTTCTGCATTTTAGTTGTCATGCATCAATCAGTATCTTGTCACTGAGTAGCTCTAGAAGCAGTCTTCTAACTGGCTCAATTCATGCTCAGTTTGTGCATATACCAAAGTGGTGTATAACTTTTTAACCATATGACTTTACCTCAAAGCACATCATACACTATAGCTGCACTTAAATGTAATTGGTTGGCAGACTCTTCCATTAGGTCTGCAATCGAAGCCTGTGTTCGCTCATTATGATTGGATGCTGCTGATGAAGTTGCCCTCATTTACGCTCAATTTCTGCCAATGCCTGAACACATCTATAAGCCTCTAGTTTTATCCTTCTTTATAGGTATTTTGATAAATCCTTCTTTATATAGATATATACTTCATTTGTCTTACTACGAGGAGTTATACCGTAACCTTCTGCTCCTTTCTTTCTGATAGCCTCTTGCATTTGCCTCCTCCGAATTTAAAATTTCTTTCCAGCGTCTGATGCATCACCCGCTACATTAAGTGTTATTTGCAGATTTTTAAACTATGCACCGCCATTGTAGAACATTGGCTTTCAACATACGTGATTCATTATTGATATGTTGATGAGAGTATTTGATGCATCTCTTTCCTGACATTACTCCTATTATTTTTGCTTAAACATGTCTAATATCCTATATATCTGGCTTTATGATCTGCGATGTTACAaacaacacccccccccccctcacccCCCCTAAAAAAAAGTATTTGCACTTCCTTAATTCCCAGTAAGACACTCTTAGAAGCTTCTGTCTGACcgacgcctaaatttttttttcttggttGATTATTTTCTAATCCCTGTTGTGGTTAATGTGTCCTCCGGGAGGGTTGTATTGGGGAAGGGGCAAGTATATTGATATTGGTAAAGCCAGCAAGAACCATTTTATCTTATGCTGTAAGAACTCATAAAAGTTAGCACTCTTTTTGTTTTAGACGGAGGATCCAAATATGAAATTGTCattctttgtttttattttcgtTGTTGAAAAAGCTATGCATATAGTGGTTTCGTCTCTAATCTGTTCCCACATGTACAAGTGTTCATAAGTATGCCATATGTCAAGTGTAAGCATTAGAATAGCGTTGAAGAGAGAGATTATTAATTAGATATTGTCCCACATGGTACAaatatcaagcaagtcttgtattTGACACCAATTAATAGGTGTCTTATATTCCATTATCATTAAGTCTTCAATatctatttttattctttattttttcacATGGTATCAAAGCCTCTATGATCTTGTAGAGATTCGAGTAGCTCGTCTAAGACTTCCCACCCAGAaatacttttctttctttttgcagCAATCGTCTCCAGCACCACTCTTCACTCCAGCAATCGCACAACTCATCTCTCCAGTGACCAGCATCCTTCTCTCCTTAACATCACTCCTCTCTGCTTCAACCGTTTCTTCCTGCAACGGCTCTGGCGGCATCTTGCCTATTTAGGCAGCAATGTGTTCCTTTCTGGCAACCATTTGAATCACTGCACCTTTTTCCAAGTGAATGTTCTGGCGATGCGGCACCTCTATATGGTGACTGTTCCGGTAGGCCATGTCATTTCAGCATAACCATTGCAAGGGCGCCGTGTTTCTATCTGCTGGACATTTCTTGCTTTTGCACCTTTCTAGCCATTGTTTCAGCAACAACTTTTGCAGCGAGATTACAGCGACCAGAGCTGTTTCATCCAGCTTTTTTAGTCGTTTCTGGCGTTATTTAGTTTGCATGTTTGCAAATAGACAAACTCAAGATGTTTTCCCCATTTTGAGTTTAGGGGGCATGTTAGAATGATAAGTATTAGTATTAGAATAGTGTTAGCAGAGTTATGCTATTAGTTGGATATTATGCCACGTGGAACAAATATCACGAGTCTTGGGTTTGGCACCTTAAGTAGGTGTATTTTGTATTCTATTATAATTAAGTCTTCAACATAgttctttcctcttcttttttctttaacaAGGTTAGGGTGAACTCAGGAATGTAGAGTTTCCTTTCTAAGGATAGATCTGAATGTTCCTAAtcccatttaaaaaaaaaacaagacaagATTGCTCTGATTTTCTTGTCCTGCATTAGGTTTTTGATTTTCAGATGCTCTGAGCTCTTCTCAGCTTCCCAATCAAGAGATTCATTTGTGGCACTCTTTGTCAATGAGCTTTACAGTGTCTTAATCTTTAAGTATTGACTTCTTTAAGTGTTGTGAGCAGGTTTCCCCAAGATGTGAAGTAGATAGTATAGGGGTGAATGTTGCTGATTATGTCGAGGTTAAAGAATATGTAGTGTGCGTATATTGAGTTCATTTGTTGGAGGAGAAACTTATAATTTATACTTCCCAAACTTGGGAGAAATTGTTCCCAATCCTACTTCTTTATCTTTAAGCTTGTGTCTAGAGACGAGCTTTTTCCTGGTAAATAGTAGCCCTAATTCACCAAGCACGGATATTTGGCTTGGAAAAAATCGTTTAGCATGTAGCATCTGAATTTTTTTAGCttattaatttcttattttaatCCATTGAATCAACTAGTTTTCTATATTTTGAAATTAACGTGTAAAATTTGATGAGCCATTTGCTTTTAGTTTGTGTGATCTTATCTGCAACAAGCATGAAGAGTACTGTGTTCGGTTTGGAGTCAGCCACTAAATATCTTGTCCAGACTTATCTTAAGTCAATGCCCtctatttgctttattttatctGTGTTCTTGCTAAAACCTGCATTTAGGAAGCTGTGTTGTTGTCTCTACTTAATGTTATGTTTGCTTGCCTTACTGCAGTGCATCAAAACTCAACTTGCCATCCTGCAGAAAATGTTGGAACTGCTGCAAAGCCTAATGGCATGCATGAGCCTATACATGCAGATAGACACAATGCATTCAGTAATTGCAGCTCGTCTGTTCTCTCTTGCATGCAAACAGCAACTGATATTCCTGCCCATAGCAGGAAAATTGATGTTCCTCCTGATGTGTTTTTGGGCCAGCACTCTAATATGGGGATGAGACAAACAATGGATGGGAGGATTATCAAGACAGAACCTGTTTATGGTGGCAATTCTCCGTTTGCCTTTGGTCCTCATAGCAGTTACTTGGAGTCACGTGCTGCAATGGGCGATGCATCTGTTTCGTCATTTAGTAGTGTGGAGTCGAACACGCAGCCCCTTACTGAACCTCTTCTGGATGCTGACACCACTTCATTTGGATTTTTAGGGGAAATACCTCAAAATTTTGGTTTCTCAGACTTGACTGCTGATTTCACTAATAGTTCTGGTATATGTCTTCCTCTAGCCGTTCTCTCTGTAATTTCACCGATCATCTCTGGATTCTTTGCTTTTCCATTTTCAAAGTCTTAGGCATTCAGATGAGCTGGTATGATGCTAATCATGCATGCTTTACATCCGTTTTGACCATGTTCAGATATACTGGAGAGCTATGCTAGGACTCCCTTTCTAGCAACAGATACAGACAACTTGCTTGATTCAAATGGTAGGGTACAGAACCAAGGCAAGACTTTTGTGCTTTTTGTTATTCTCATTCGATAACCAACTTTGTGTCTTGACTTTCAGGAGGCATTGAGAGATTAACCAATGCATCAGAAAACTTGAGATACAATGGTTTCACTGGAGATTGATTGTGTATAGGTACTTTCTCCATATTATAAAATCCATTAAATTTGCAGTATTTACTCTTATTGCAATGCATCAGAATACTTGAGATACAATGGTTTCGCTAGAGATTGGTTGTTTAGGTACTTCTCCCGTCTCATAAAAATTCATTAGACATGAAAGGCTCTGGTGATCATATTATTGTTACTCTGATTCcattttatatgatgattttgagTGGACATGAAGTCTAAGATATTAATTTTGATTTATGGTGCACGTATCACATATAGAAGATTAAGCTAGAGATCGTCATTTGAGATAGTTAGCCATGTCCTGTGTGGATCTTCATGTGTCGGTTAATAGGCGTGACATTATGATTATGGAAGGCGCTAACTATGTATCAAATAAGTCAAATATCACATGGGAGTGAAGTTATCTCAAAAGTCTTAGAATTTCTTGGAATCTATATAGAACTAATTAAGAATAATACACAATTGCATATAATTCTTTTTGGTTTGGTAGGATCTTGTATGTCAGTCTAGAAATACGTGTGAGTATTAGAGAACTGAACGTCTGGTTTTACAAAAAATTTCTTATTTGTCTTAACAAACAAATTATTTAATCTTGAGTTTGATGTGCCGAAAAATAGCATAATGGTTATAgagacccaaactagtttggagTTGAGGCATATTTAATTGATTGAATGAGAAGGAGGGGgatgaatttttgaaatttgattAGGTAGTAAGTTGATAGGATTCTTGTTCGAACGTGCTGAGAAATGCTTTtcttgagccaagggtctatacgaaacaacctctctacctccacaaggtagggataaggtctgtgtacacattCCTCCCTAGACCTCACACTCTGGGAATGCAccaggtatgttgttgttgttgttgtagtaagtTGATAGGGAGAAAAACTAGGTAAGTGAATTGAAATCTTGAAGTTGTTGTATTACAGTAATTATGTTAAATATTTAGAACATCCCAAAGTGAAGAGAGTATCATATACATTCAGCTAGAACATCCCATACGGGAAGACTTTGTTCTCAGCTTGGAAAAAATACTACGAAAATTATATTGttctttcttcatctttctcTGTTCTCCTTCGAGGAGGACTTTGTTTTGGTAACTTAGTATTGCTCGAAGTAGGTCTGGTTTTTATGCCATGGGGCCAATTGATGtttctttgaaaaataattttccagCTTCCACAAGTCAAAATCAGGTGTAACGGTTTGCCTTTCACCAAGTATTCAAACAAataactcaaaaagtcaagaatCCTAGGAGGTTGGTTGAGTTAGCAAGCATCTTTTCATCAACTAGAAGGTCCTAAAACTAATCCCAGTTGGATGATGTGTGCTTGCTATGGAAGTCTTGTTATTATTTGTTTAGTGTAAGTTTATAtgattcttttttcctttttcgagGATTCACAGactaaaataatagaaataatggaCCTATCTACATAGATTTTTGAAAAAATTGGACGagtaaaaaggaagaaaaaagaatCATGAGAGTATAAATAATTGTGTTTCATATCTGTAATAAGTAGAttagcataac is from Nicotiana tabacum cultivar K326 chromosome 18, ASM71507v2, whole genome shotgun sequence and encodes:
- the LOC107809973 gene encoding uncharacterized protein LOC107809973, which gives rise to MSSGDGRKVSCEDIQMVQNRIEQCLRQYMSRKEVVNTLFIQDNIEPRFTELVWQKLEEENQEFFQAYYLKLMVKEQIIEFNRLLAEQVKMTQQVPSAIASLPMSNGCNISPLHQNSTCHPAENVGTAAKPNGMHEPIHADRHNAFSNCSSSVLSCMQTATDIPAHSRKIDVPPDVFLGQHSNMGMRQTMDGRIIKTEPVYGGNSPFAFGPHSSYLESRAAMGDASVSSFSSVESNTQPLTEPLLDADTTSFGFLGEIPQNFGFSDLTADFTNSSDILESYARTPFLATDTDNLLDSNGGIERLTNASENLRYNGFTGD